A section of the Babylonia areolata isolate BAREFJ2019XMU chromosome 1, ASM4173473v1, whole genome shotgun sequence genome encodes:
- the LOC143293641 gene encoding cytochrome P450 1A1-like, translating into MKMITTMKKKRYNLPPGPWGLPLVGYLPFFGPLPHFTFTEMRKKYGDVFSVSMGSWPTVVVCGSDAIKEALVTKRDDFAGRPPFITSHLLHDGTNFAFSAYGAASKTQMKIVSNVLNTFSNARKNPVEDIIRSDAKILVEEFLSHGGKSFCPLEQLSVAAFSMVYQLCYGPHRNIREDKDFMEAIKQLDTFTDFAKAGSTIDVLPWLRYVMPSKISKFLDLCKMVEGARINKIKEHESSFNERNLRDITDGLIHAGNALSKEEKTLGIDKTLILQNLDTICGAGTFAVSSYLKWFVGLMAAWPEVQEEVFQQINDVVGQDRDITLADRTQLPLLEATAYEILRFVGIFTLPHSTTCDTTLQGYDIPEGTVVLVNVHSAFMDEKVWGDPKVFRPQRFLDSEGQLDRGIVEQVPAFSLGRRRCMGEALARIQLFIFTGTMIQCVKFFKPPKQPDFELQPKFGLTLEIEPYDVCVIKRE; encoded by the coding sequence ATGAAGATGATaacaacgatgaagaagaaacgTTACAACCTACCGCCTGGACCTTGGGGCCTACCTCTTGTCGGTTACCTCCCTTTCTTCGGGCCCCTGCCTCACTTCACCTTCACGGAGATGCGGAAAAAGTACGGTGACGTGTTCAGCGTCAGTATGGGCAGCTGGCCCACTGTCGTCGTCTGCGGTAGTGACGCCATCAAAGAAGCTCTGGTAACCAAGAGAGATGATTTTGCTGGAAGACCTCCTTTCATTACATCTCATTTGCTGCATGACGGCACGAATTTTGCATTTTCGGCATACGGAGCGGCCAGTAAAACGCAGATGAAAATCGTTAGCAACGTCTTGAACACATTCAGCAATGCTCGCAAGAATCCCGTTGAAGATATCATTCGGTCAGATGCAAAAATTCTCGTTGAAGAGTTCCTGTCTCACGGTGGAAAGAGCTTCTGCCCGCTGGAACAGTTGTCTGTTGCTGCTTTTAGTATGGTATACCAGCTTTGCTATGGACCACACAGAAACATCCGAGAAGATAAGGATTTTATGGAAGCTATAAAACAACTTGACACCTTTACAGATTTCGCTAAAGCAGGAAGCACAATAGATGTTTTGCCATGGCTTCGATATGTTATGCCTAGCAAAATCTCCAAATTTCTGGACCTTTGTAAAATGGTCGAAGGCGCAAGAATTAACAAGATAAAAGAGCATGAGTCATCCTTCAATGAAAGGAATCTACGGGACATCACTGATGGTCTCATCCACGCTGGAAACGCCTTGTCTAAAGAAGAGAAGACACTAGGGATCGACAAAACTTTAATTCTTCAAAACCTAGACACCATATGTGGTGCTGGCACCTTCGCCGTGTCCTCCTACTTGAAATGGTTCGTGGGGCTGATGGCAGCTTGGCCTGAAGTGCAGGAGGAAGTTTTCCAGCAGATCAACGACGTGGTGGGTCAGGACAGAGACATCACGTTAGCTGACCGCACCCAGCTGCCTCTCTTGGAAGCAACAGCGTATGAGATTTTGCGCTTCGTCGGCATTTTtacacttcctcactccaccacctGTGACACCACTCTCCAAGGCTATGACATCCCTGAAGGCACAGTAGTCTTGGTCAACGTGCACTCCGCCTTCATGGACGAGAAGGTGTGGGGGGATCCCAAAGTCTTCCGGCCCCAGCGCTTTCTGGACAGCGAGGGACAGCTGGACCGAGGCATCGTGGAGCAAGTGCCCGCGTTCTCTCTGGGACGTCGTCGTTGTATGGGCGAAGCCTTGGCGCGAATCCAGCTCTTCATTTTCACTGGCACAATGATCCAGTGTGTGAAATTCTTCAAGCCACCCAAACAACCTGACTTTGAGTTGCAGCCAAAGTTTGGCCTGACTCTGGAAATAGAGCCTTACGACGTTTGTGTCATCAAGCGGGAATAA